The Streptomyces sp. NL15-2K genome contains a region encoding:
- a CDS encoding ScbR family autoregulator-binding transcription factor — protein sequence MAQQERAIRTRSAILEAAGAVFDEHGYTSTTIAMVLERAEVTKGALYFHFPSKESLAQAVLDEQVPFGAVPPQPCKLQEIIDMTFVVGQRLLTDPLLRGSVRLTVDQATPPGVDHTGPFRQWAERLTVLMEQAEAQGELLPTVKPQDTVELLVGGFAGIQLMSRALTDRADLGYRISVLWSHILPSIAVPGLLLGLDSRADRGVRILASVPVP from the coding sequence ATGGCACAACAGGAACGCGCCATCAGGACGCGCAGCGCGATCCTGGAAGCGGCGGGCGCGGTCTTCGACGAGCACGGCTACACGTCCACGACCATCGCCATGGTCCTCGAGCGGGCCGAAGTCACCAAGGGCGCCCTGTACTTCCACTTCCCGTCCAAGGAGTCGCTCGCCCAGGCGGTGCTGGACGAGCAGGTGCCGTTCGGGGCCGTGCCGCCGCAGCCCTGCAAGTTGCAGGAGATCATCGACATGACCTTCGTGGTGGGGCAGCGGCTGCTGACCGATCCCCTGCTGCGGGGCAGCGTGCGGCTGACGGTGGACCAGGCGACGCCGCCCGGGGTCGATCACACCGGACCGTTCCGGCAGTGGGCGGAGCGGCTGACGGTGCTCATGGAACAGGCGGAGGCCCAGGGTGAGTTGCTGCCCACGGTGAAGCCGCAGGACACGGTGGAGCTACTGGTGGGGGGCTTCGCGGGCATCCAGCTGATGTCGCGGGCGCTGACCGACCGGGCGGATCTCGGGTACCGGATCTCCGTCCTGTGGTCCCACATTCTGCCCAGCATCGCGGTGCCGGGGCTGTTGCTCGGCCTGGACAGCAGAGCCGACCGCGGGGTCCGTATCCTCGCCTCGGTCCCCGTGCCGTGA
- a CDS encoding ScbA/BarX family gamma-butyrolactone biosynthesis protein — protein MTATVPRQLVHRAAVAETFLTGWSGTAADRFSVSAQWPRAHGLHVSPDRSAYDPLLVVETVRQSGTLIAHTEYDVPLDHHFVLQEFEVETVPQHLAVGSVPAELVVELAFVDVQYRGRRPVGARYTADVLRGGERVATASNVVFTCTSEPVYRRLRGGRTPATVSPLPLPPALPAAVVGRALPADVVLAPADRPDRWQLRVDTAHPVFFDHPLDHVPGMLLLEAVRQAVRAHTSGTRSPVAFHITFHRYAELDMPTWIEVRDGDGTDVQVVGRQGESAVFECAVGTAQW, from the coding sequence ATGACGGCGACCGTCCCCCGCCAACTCGTCCACCGCGCGGCGGTCGCGGAGACCTTTCTCACCGGCTGGAGCGGGACAGCGGCCGACCGGTTCTCGGTGTCGGCCCAGTGGCCGCGCGCCCACGGATTACACGTGTCGCCGGACCGGTCCGCCTACGACCCCCTGCTCGTCGTGGAGACCGTGCGGCAGAGCGGAACGCTGATCGCGCACACCGAGTACGACGTGCCGCTGGACCACCACTTCGTGCTCCAGGAGTTCGAAGTCGAGACGGTTCCCCAGCACTTGGCCGTGGGATCGGTCCCCGCCGAGCTGGTCGTCGAACTCGCCTTCGTCGACGTCCAGTACCGGGGCCGCCGCCCGGTGGGCGCCCGCTACACGGCGGACGTGCTGCGCGGCGGGGAACGCGTGGCCACAGCGTCGAACGTCGTGTTCACCTGCACCAGCGAGCCCGTCTACCGCCGGCTGCGCGGCGGCCGTACCCCCGCCACCGTCTCCCCTCTGCCGCTGCCGCCCGCGCTGCCGGCCGCCGTGGTGGGCCGCGCGCTGCCCGCGGACGTCGTCCTCGCCCCGGCCGACCGCCCCGACCGCTGGCAACTGCGAGTAGATACCGCGCATCCCGTTTTCTTCGACCATCCGCTGGACCATGTGCCCGGCATGCTGCTCCTCGAGGCCGTCCGTCAGGCCGTACGGGCCCACACCTCGGGCACCCGGTCGCCCGTGGCGTTCCACATCACCTTCCACCGGTACGCCGAACTGGATATGCCCACGTGGATCGAGGTGCGGGACGGGGACGGCACCGACGTACAAGTCGTCGGAAGGCAGGGAGAGTCGGCGGTCTTCGAGTGCGCCGTCGGTACCGCCCAGTGGTGA